ggaacacttagtcctaacctaaccacataatcggtgcaattttcttacctttagattttgcTAACtggttcaatttgatcctcaagcacgatcccatctgaaccttagcgcgcacctagtcacagccatagatcagaatcatcaccaaacctcaaatccaaaacctagcctcaggactaGCCCCGAGTCCCCGGGAAGCCATAATTCCacaaaatggggtggtggaatcaaaccccgagcccctgggcaaaaaccctaagaaataacccaaaaacccctttctagaaacagggtagtgctacagcgctctaacgagggcgctacagcactactaGCAGAGCCAAAAACGCCCAGAAAACCTAAGCCTAGCACTATAGCgctcaaaggctagcgctacagcgctagtcacagaccagcaacaccctgTTTTTCCATTcttcgattttctcgaaccaaaaccccttggaacccttccaaacctcaactactcactaaattgagtctaccatcacctatatctcatccCAAATGGCCCAACAAACCAAAAATtagccacatgcatcatcaagctAAGAAAATAAACATTGAActcaaaaactcaagaactcatctgAAAACTAGCAACTACCAAGCAATTCAAGATAACAAAACCCGTAAATCCTTACCTTTTATGGAGAGCCCAACTTAGGTTGTCTCTAATATCCCTCCAGTCCTTTGCTCCTCAATCCCCAAAGCTCAATTCCCTTAAGTTCCATCCAAAGCCTCAAGTTTAAAAATCTATTCTAGCAAAATTCAGAAAACTCAACAGAaccctttaaaccttacctcaattgagtaacCAATCCCTGTTAACTCCTTAGCTTCTCCAAGGTCTCTAGCCCCAAACTCCAGCTTGAACTTTCTCTATAATCCCAGCTCCAAATCtcacaagaaatggtgaggaaaaGAACAAAACGAATGGAGAAGAAAAGTCcctgttttctttctttctttccttcagcttctcatactttctaacaattccactaaggcataaaggcaGATGTTACTTATCTCTTATattcaaatgaccatattgccctcccaattaaaccaagcttttaaacatcctaagggcattttagtcattgctctcaattcccactaattcctcaagtgtcctaaatatttaccacttaattcccatcatctaattatTCACCAACTATTTGTTCTCATTATCAAATAATTTCCAATATGTTCTCCAAATTCTcagatacatccccaggctcaccccgagccgggtataaatccccgctgtgactttcccgctaaaccgcttgttaggatcgcctcgagtcacaagctacaaatatatccacataataatgtggtctcaacatttatcACGGATATttacgtttatgccctcaacgaccaaattactgaaataccctcataacaaaatatatacccctcccaccacactaatcaaggcccttaagccttaacaataattttgggtcgttacaggaatCATCCAAAAGACACCTCTTTCGTGAAGCAGAAGTGGACTGTTTCCCGCTAGAACCCAATGAGGTGACCCGATGTGTACCTACACTTGTCGCAACATTGGGAGCAAGAGATCTTCTCTCAACGGAATTTTGGTGCACGACCTCTGATGTCTTAGCACTCGGGTGCACGACCTCTGATGTCTTAGTGCTTGGGGGCACAACCTCTGATGTCTTCATCTTCTGAGGCATGACCTCTGATGTCACCACACTTTGGGGACCAGCCTTTGATAACTTCACCCCAATAAAAGTACCTTTTTCCAAAGGCTTATAAGAGGTCAAGGATGAAGAAGACTTTTTAGGTAAATTAGAAGACGATTGACTCATTGCAGTAGCATGAGATTTTACTAATTTTCCAAATGGAACCTTTGAAAACACCGGAGCTGAAGACTTGGATAATTCCTTTAAAGGCTCAGAAGCAGAAGCTTTAGACATTTTAAACTTGACGACCAATGCTTTCCCATCATCTGAATCTTCTTCAGAGGAATCATCATGAAGCTTTCGCTTTCTATGACTCTCCTCAGCCAGTGGAACCTGTTGACGAGGTTGCACTACTAGAGCCTCTACCGACATTGATGACCCCTTCTTCAGGCAAGATAACCTGTGTGCTAAAGCTAGAGACGAATTATAATGAGAAGCGTCTAAAGAATGTGATGGCTCAGAACCTCCTTTTGTTTTAAGCTCAAGAGTAGGTTTGTGCTTTGCACATGCGTTGTAAGTTTCAGAGCATGCCCTGTCGAGTTCTGTCTCGGTTAATGTGAGTGCGTAAGAGGCCCGGGGTCACCTGGAAAGATGTCTCATAGATTTCTTGCATAGAGCTAGAAGTTTGGCTTCAGACCTATCATCCCAGAAGGATGAATGCGAACAACGCTTCTGTAAACCTTTTTTGAAAAACAAAAGCAGGTCATTACTTGCATGCAGTAAGGATTGATGACGACTCTCATCCTAATAGTAGAGTCTTTAGATTCATGGAGAAGTCCTTTCTTCACCAGAAAGGATTTCCTCTCAGGGCTCATATCGACGTTAGGCCACTCGAAGTCTGCAACAAAAGAAGTAATTAATACGCACAGTATCGCCAATCATGCTAATTAGGGATTTTCACAACACAACGACAGAGAGAGCTTACAATCACCTATAAGAAAAAACAGGAGCAAAGAAATTACGAACCTAGGATGAAAGTCCTGGCAAGGGGAAAGACCTTTTTGGGATAAAACTTGGGTACCACTCTCCCCTGACAGCAAAGAAAAATTCATCCCAATTCTTGTTGGAACTATAAAAATCTGTAAAAAAAAAGGATCTATCTTTTTTTGGAGAAAGATAGAACATCTATGACGCCTTGTTCTCCGTCGTTCTAATGTTAGATTTGGTAGAAGAGGCATAAATATCCTCTGAAAAATGGTAGCATTGTGCAGGGCACCAAGCATTTGAGCCCTAACAATAGCTTGCACAACGTTCGGAAGAAATTGTAAAAGGTGAGCTTTAGATGAGGAAACAATTTGAACTAAAATGGATGGGAGTGGAAAACGAAGCCATTCAATATGCTTCGAGCTGAGTACAATTTCCCTAGGTCTCACCACATCTTTGAATCTCAAATCCCTAATTTTTGCATCAGATAGCATACGAATCGAAACATTGTCGGGAATGTCACAGGAAGTACAGAGACGATCGCATGTGTTTTGATAGTTTTTTCTGTTCACCGAAACTGAGGGTATTTGTGAAGACATTTACGAATTAAGTAGGGATGATTCCAGCAACAAGCTTTCAATTTTTCTCTGAAGAAATTCTTAGGATTGATGAAAAGAGTAAAGTGAAGTGCAACTGAAAGGGTTTTTCAGTTCAAAGTATATGGATCGTTATGAGTAAGCGCGATAATGTTTTACTGGAATTGAGGTGACATGTGTCAGACCATATAATGAATAATGtaaatttaattgaatttaaattttgaaatttgggCGAAATTTGTGGTTAATCAAAGAGTCCGCCCATGACTCGATTGATCCTCATTACTTATGATACACGAGTCTTGGGTGACGGGGTAATTTTAGGCCCAAAATATTCGCCCCAAAAACATTTCCTTTTGTAGATAAATAAAACGATGTGTTTCAAATAGTAAGAGGTCAAAACACTGCATGAGCCATAGAAGAAAATTGTAAGAAGGCATTTTAGGCGAGAAATTATGTTATTCAACAGCCGATCAATGAGTCTTTTCACACTGACTTTATCTTAATTTTTCCTATGAATAGCATGGGATGAGATTCATTAAGGGCTAATCTGACTTAAGCATCAGAGTCTCTTTCTTGCAGGAATCCCAGGCGACTTAGAAATCATCGTAGATCCAAGACTTGATTGGAGAAGAGTGGTGAGTCAACGGACTAAGAAAGATCACCTCCACAAATAGAAAGAACGATTTTGTGTCTTCAATACTCTGTTACTAGACTATAAATTAATTGTGTAATATATTTTTATCATGACCCATATGCAACCACCAATCTTGAATTTAGACCTCGGGCATAGTCCAATTGACTAggataatcaatatatatatagtcGAATAACACGAATGTAATTAACAAATTCAACATTAAAAGCAAATAACATCAGAGTCAACAAACATCAATTAAGGACAATATACTTGGACTTTCTTTAACTAATTAAGTGGCCAGTGTGAATACTAATTCCCCTTATTTTAATCCATAATATTATTGCTGTACTGGTTTTTCAAATTTCTAAGTGCTTTCGCATTTATCCAATCTATAGTATAAAATATagaatcatgatactagttatcTCTTAGTTTCAATTTGAAAATACTGACCTTTTCAATACCTACCTAGTTTTGTCCTATAGCTACAAGCCTACAACTAATAAACTGTTCCACTTTACTTTTAGTATGGTTTATAATGTAAATGTATTGCACATTTGCAACAATTTAAACAGCTCAATCGGCTTGGTTTAGAATAACACCACCTTTTTTAAGGAATAATAATAGCAATAAACTGTCTTGTGACCCTTGCTTTCATGGCATACCTAATTTGctatcatattttatttaaatttcgtCATATTACATTGAAAAAAGCACAGAGAAGTGAAAAGGTATATGAGAATGGAGGTCAAGAGGAAGGTTTGGAGCTTCCCATATTCACCTTTTCAACAATTGATACAGTAACTGATTACTTTTCAGAAAAGAATATGTGACCCGTTTCAACGTAGtctatatattataatatacaaGTTAGGTATTTATTTAGCATCAATGACATGGACTTGTGGATAATTATTTTTGAGACTACGGTAAACTTGGTTCGTGGACTTGCAGATAATTATTTACTAAGTACAACATTTTCGATTATAATATTTAACCAGGGAAAGGATTGCATTACATTGCATACTAGTCAACATTAATTAGTTTGTCATACAGAATAAAACACTATATAAGACTAGCTAGAAAAGTCAAAAGTGACTCCTCATGGAATAACCTGTATGCATTGTATTGCATACAAGTCAATAGCTAGCTAGCTGCCTGTCATTAAGCTGCCTAATCTCACAGGAATTTATTCCAAATTCAACTATATATTCTGACAGAAAGAAACCCAAAGCAATTGCATGTAATTAATAATGGCCAATGTTAGTATTATGCTAATTATTTTGATTTTGCTCTTCCGTACGGGTTCGTTATCAGTTACTGATTGCATCACTTCATTCGAGTCAACTTTAAGCGATGGCATTACTTTGGTTTCTAAAGAAGGAAGATTTGAGCTTGGCTTCTTCAGTCCAGGTATTTCGAACTATCGCTATTTGGGAATTTGGTACAAAAACATCACAGTTCGAACTGTGGTTTGAGTAGCAAACAGATGCAACCCCATCAATGACTCATCTGGCTTGCTAGCCATAAACAACAAAGGATATCTCACGCTTTTGGAACAGAATAAGAGTGTCGTTTGGTCGACAAGTTTAGCCAAACAAGCCAAGAAACCGAAGGTGGAGTTTCTAGATTCTGGTAATCTTGTTGTGAGAGAGGAGGATGACACAAACCCTGCAAACTATTTGTGGCAAAGTTTTGACTATCCTTCAGATACATTGTTACCAGGGATGAAATTGGGATGGGACTTGAGGACCGGTCTGAAGTAGCGTATATCGTCTTGGAAGACATGGGATGATCCCTGCCCTGCAAATTTTTACTTGGGGGTTGAGTTTTATAAGCAACTTGATGTGTTCCCTGATACAATTCTTCGGAACGGGAACGTGGAGTTTTTTCGTTCGGTGCCATGGAATGGTGTTAGTTACAATGGCGGTCCTTCTCTAAAGCCTAATCAAATTTTCAACTTCTTATTCATAAACAACGATGATGACGTATATTACACCTATGATCTCAAGAATAAGTCAGTGATTTCAAGAATAGTCATAAATGTAACGACTAGTAAATGGGATCGAATGATATGGGTGGAAAGCCAGCGAAGATGGGTGTCATACTTAACTAATCCTTCTGATCTTTGTGATGAGTACGACATGTGTGGAGCCAATGGCAATTGTGTCATATCTAAAAGTTCAATATGCCATTGCCTGAAGGGCTTTAGACCCAAGTCTCAAGAACAATGGAACTCTGTATATTGGCACCAAGGATGTGTAAGGAAAGTACCACTAAGCTGCAAGAAAAAACATAAGGATGGGTTTTTGAAATTTTCTAGATTGAGATTGCCAGATACTAAACATACATGGGTGAACAAAAATATGAACTTGAAGGATTGCAGGGCTACATGCCTGAACAACTGTTCTTGCGTGGCTTACTCAAACACAGATATCAGAGGATGAGGCAGTGGTTGTGCTATGTGGTTTGATGATCTAATGGATGTTAGACAAATCACAGGAGATGAAGGAGATGATGGATTAGATCTTTATATTCGTATGCCGAAGTCGGAGTTAGGTATGTATAGATCTTATTTtgtaacaaaatatttttcacataATTATTGATGATCTGCACACGAATTACTAACTCTTTAGACTTGTTCGATTTCTCATTCTTTTTTGTTGTAAAAAAGGACATGACGGCCGAAAGATGAATAAAGTAGTTCTGATTGTTCTGATTGGAGGCGTATCTATGATGCTCTTTCTTGGCTATTGCTTTCTCAGAAGGAGAAATATAAATGGTACTGTTTTACCAAATATGTTTACCCACATTTGTTGACTTTAGTTTTGATTAATCACATTTGGGAAGAAAAAAGAACAGCATACTTAATAGACATTATATTTAAGATATGACTTTACCAAATAGTGTTTTCACACCACACCACGACCCACGTGCTAAAATGTTTTCACACTAGTTCCACTACTAGATCACCCCGCATATATCTACAACCAATTCCACCAACATCTAGCCGCGGTGGATTCTTTTATGGAGACGGAATTCTCTAActtaaaattatcaaaattagcTTTTATAAAATAGAATAATTTCCAATGACAAAATCAATTTTTGTATTCAATCTAGAATATACCATGCTAAGTACATACTTATATACTATATAACATGATGCTCATTTATTTTCGTCTATACTATGTTTTAGGGAAATCATATAGAAACCAAACAATAACTGATCAGAATGGAAGCGAGGGTGAAGATTTGGAGCTTCCTTTGTTCGATCTTTGGACAATTAATGTTTCAACTGATTACTTCTCAGTGAGCAATAAACTTGGAGAAGGTGGTGTTGGTCCTGTTTATAGAGTAAGTTCTTGATGAACACCCATGGACAGAACATAATTTTGAACAAAATAATAACTCATTAGAAAGCTATGTGATTTTTTCAGGGCAAGCTAGAAGATAGTCAAGAAATTGCTGTGAAAAGATTATCAATGAGTTCGAAACAAGGCCTAAATGAGTTAAAAAATGAAGTAAAGCTAATCGCACAACTTCAACATCGAAATCTTGTAAAACTTCTTGGTTGTTGCGTTCAAGGAGATGAGAGCTTGCTAGTTTATGAATACATGCCCAACAAAAGCCTCGACTCTTTCATTTTTGGTTAGCATTTCTTTGTACCCTTTTGATTTGCTGAATAGATTTTTCTATTGCTAGTTTGATGCATGATCAAACAACACATATTTAATAGATCAAAATCAAGGAAAACTACTTGAATGGTGTAAGCGCTTTCAAATTATTTGTGGAATTGCTCGGGGGCTTGTTTATCTTCACCAAGATTCAAGATTAAGAATAATACACAGAGATCTCAAAGCTAGTAATATTTTACTTGACAGTGAGCTAAACCCTAAGATTTCTGACTTTAGGTTAGCAAAAATATTTGGAGGAGATCAAATAGAAGATAGGACGAAGAGAGTAATTGGAACTTAGCGAGTATCTACATATTAATCTACTTTGCCTTTTAAATTAATGTATTCCCTATTATGACTAACCATGATGGTCTTATGTAGTGGCTACATGGCGCCAGAATATATTTCCGATGGACTATTTTCTATAAAATATGATGTTTTTAGCTTTGGTATAATGGTGCTAGAAATTGTATGCGGAAAGAAAACAAGAGGTTTTCACCGTGAAAACAAAGGTTTTACGCTCATTGGACATGTGAGAATCCAAAAGGCCGAATTCCTCACTCTTGTACTCCATATTtctaataaaatgtatttacgAATGACAATTTAGatcaattttatatattttcagGCGTGGACATTGTTCAAAGATGGCTGCCCATTAGAATTAATTGATAAGTGCTTGATATCTTCTTATGACAACTTTCATGAAGTGTTATGGTGCATCCATATTAGTCTTCGATGCGTGCAACAAAATCTTGTAGATAGACCAACAATGTCGCCAATCGTCTTGATGTTCGATAGCCTTAGTGAGCTGCCTCAACCCAATCCACCAGGCTATTTCATTGAGATAGATTCAATTAAAAGAGATCGTTCGGGTAGTAGACCTAAATTGTCTTCCACAAACGACATGAGCATAGCATTACTTGAGGCTCGATGAGCTCTAATGCAGAATTACATAACATGCATCGTCCCATATATTATGTAGAAAATGATAAATAACGTTCATGGCATGtacatttatttttttaatcttcTTTTAGTCCATGCTTTTATAATAATATACTTGTGATGAAGGCATGtactccaattttttttaatttttaaaatatagtttaaataaataaattgtcatatctactatattttatatggtgtttgtttgttattttatttattaaacatATATGTGGTGTGTAGGAAAACTCTTATGTTTTCTATAGTCAAGATTCTTAGGATTTAGTAAGCAATGACATAAAACAATTGCAATAACTAATAAATCAGATTAGTTATAATGAAAGGTTAGTAATCAATCAAAGTAATCAAAagttaaatgcagaaaaataaaggAAGAACACCCAGAAATTTTATACAGGTTCGAACCAGATACATTTGGCCTACATCCTGTTTGATCCACTATCATAATCATTAATTGATGCAATCTTTGAATACAATTACAGTTGAGAATGAGCATTTACAGGACTCCCAAGAACCTTCCACTCTCTGAGATTCTAATCTCAAACACTTTCTAACAATTGTGTTTTCCTCTCAGTCCTCACAACACACACTCTCAAATTCTCTTTCTCTGTATTCTATCTTTCTCTCAATACAACTTATCTACCTCTCTCTTAAAAATgaaagataatatatatatataaaagctgCCAAGTTTGTTGACAGCTAATACCTTTAGGAGAACAGTTACGTTAGTTAGGATGTGTAGGAAAGATCTCCACAAATTCCACCTCTTTTCTTCAAATCCAGCCTTCAGCAAAGTTGTCTTTGATTGCGATAGTGGACAATAAAATCCTTACTTAGTTAGTAAAGTTACGCAAATCCAAGCAATGCATGACTTTGCCTACAGATGGCA
The Humulus lupulus chromosome 6, drHumLupu1.1, whole genome shotgun sequence DNA segment above includes these coding regions:
- the LOC133782566 gene encoding G-type lectin S-receptor-like serine/threonine-protein kinase SD1-1; amino-acid sequence: MWFDDLMDVRQITGDEGDDGLDLYIRMPKSELGHDGRKMNKVVLIVLIGGVSMMLFLGYCFLRRRNINGKSYRNQTITDQNGSEGEDLELPLFDLWTINVSTDYFSVSNKLGEGGVGPVYRGKLEDSQEIAVKRLSMSSKQGLNELKNEVKLIAQLQHRNLVKLLGCCVQGDESLLVYEYMPNKSLDSFIFDQNQGKLLEWCKRFQIICGIARGLVYLHQDSRLRIIHRDLKASNILLDSELNPKISDFRLAKIFGGDQIEDRTKRVIGT